One window of Chlamydia sp. 04-14 genomic DNA carries:
- a CDS encoding nucleotide exchange factor GrpE translates to MTDSSNEHEAENSSVPTPDNEIQDLQQEIATLKAELKEKNDKYLMVLAESENARKRMQKERQEMMQYAVENALIDFLVPIESMEKALGFASQMSDEVKNWALGFNMILQQFKQVFEEKGIIEYSSVGQKFNPFLHEAMETEETTKVPEGTIVEEFSKGYKIGDRPIRVAKVKVAKAPAPQGKEEVEK, encoded by the coding sequence ATGACAGATTCCTCTAACGAACATGAAGCAGAAAATTCTTCAGTTCCTACTCCCGATAATGAGATTCAGGATCTCCAACAAGAAATAGCCACGTTAAAAGCGGAGCTAAAAGAAAAAAATGATAAATACTTAATGGTCCTTGCGGAATCAGAAAATGCCCGCAAGCGCATGCAAAAAGAACGCCAAGAAATGATGCAATATGCAGTGGAAAATGCTCTCATAGACTTTTTAGTCCCTATAGAAAGCATGGAAAAAGCTTTAGGATTCGCATCACAAATGTCAGATGAAGTGAAAAATTGGGCTTTAGGATTCAATATGATCCTACAACAGTTTAAACAAGTTTTTGAAGAGAAGGGTATCATTGAATACTCCTCAGTAGGACAAAAATTTAATCCATTTTTACATGAAGCAATGGAAACAGAAGAAACTACAAAAGTCCCCGAAGGTACTATCGTGGAAGAATTTTCTAAAGGCTATAAAATCGGAGATCGCCCCATACGTGTTGCGAAAGTCAAAGTAGCGAAGGCACCCGCACCTCAAGGAAAAGAAGAAGTAGAAAAATAA
- the dnaK gene encoding molecular chaperone DnaK encodes MSEQKKSSKIIGIDLGTTNSCVSVMEGGQAKVITSSEGTRTTPSIVAFKGNETLVGIPAKRQAVTNPEKTLASTKRFIGRKHSEVESEIKTVPYKVASGSNGDVVFLVDGKQYTPEEIGAQVLIKMKETAEAYLGEPVTEAVITVPAYFNDSQRASTKDAGRIAGLDVKRIIPEPTAAALAYGIDKAGDKKIAVFDLGGGTFDISILEIGDGVFEVLSTNGDTHLGGDDFDEVIIKWMIEEFQKQEGIDLSKDNMALQRLKDAAEKAKIELSGMSSTEINQPFITMDASGPKHLTLTLTRAHFEKLASSLIERTKAPCQKALADAKLSASDIDDVLLVGGMSRMPAVQEVVKSIFGKEPNKGVNPDEVVAIGAAIQGGVLGGEVKDVLLLDVIPLSLGIETLGGVMTPLVERNTTIPTQKKQIFSTAADNQPAVTIVVLQGERPMAKDNKEIGRFDLTDIPPAPRGHPQIEVAFDIDANGILHVSAKDAASGREQKIRIEASSGLKEDEIQRMINDAEKNKEEDKKRREASDVRNEADSMIFRAEKAISDYKENIPESLVKEIEERIEKVRTTLKEDAPVEKIKEASEELSRHMQKIGEAMQSQSASAAASSAANAQGGPNINTEDLKKHSFSTKPPSGNSASSSSNNDNIEDADVEIVDKPND; translated from the coding sequence ATGAGCGAACAAAAAAAATCTAGTAAAATTATAGGGATAGACTTAGGAACGACCAACTCCTGCGTATCTGTAATGGAAGGCGGACAAGCTAAAGTCATTACCTCTTCAGAAGGAACACGCACAACACCTTCTATCGTAGCATTCAAAGGGAACGAAACTTTAGTAGGAATTCCTGCAAAAAGACAGGCTGTCACAAATCCTGAAAAAACATTAGCCTCTACAAAACGTTTCATCGGAAGAAAACATTCTGAAGTAGAATCTGAAATTAAAACAGTACCATATAAGGTAGCTTCAGGATCTAATGGTGATGTCGTCTTCCTAGTAGATGGAAAACAATACACACCTGAAGAAATTGGCGCTCAAGTTCTTATAAAGATGAAAGAGACTGCTGAAGCATATCTTGGAGAACCCGTTACAGAAGCTGTGATTACTGTTCCAGCCTATTTCAACGATTCTCAAAGAGCTTCTACAAAAGATGCTGGACGTATCGCAGGCTTAGATGTCAAACGTATTATTCCTGAACCAACAGCTGCAGCTCTTGCTTATGGAATTGATAAAGCTGGTGATAAGAAAATCGCTGTCTTTGACCTTGGAGGAGGAACTTTCGATATCTCCATCTTAGAGATTGGCGATGGCGTATTTGAAGTGCTTTCCACAAATGGGGACACCCATTTAGGAGGTGATGACTTCGATGAAGTTATTATTAAATGGATGATCGAAGAATTCCAAAAACAAGAAGGTATTGATCTTAGTAAAGATAATATGGCTCTTCAAAGGCTAAAAGATGCTGCTGAAAAAGCAAAAATCGAACTTTCAGGAATGTCTTCCACAGAGATTAATCAGCCGTTTATCACTATGGACGCTAGTGGACCTAAACACTTAACTCTAACATTAACACGTGCTCATTTTGAAAAGTTAGCTTCTAGTTTAATTGAACGCACAAAAGCTCCATGTCAAAAAGCTTTAGCAGATGCGAAACTCTCTGCTAGTGATATTGATGATGTATTGCTCGTTGGGGGCATGTCAAGAATGCCTGCAGTTCAGGAAGTAGTAAAATCCATCTTCGGTAAAGAACCAAATAAAGGTGTAAACCCTGATGAAGTTGTTGCTATCGGAGCAGCTATTCAAGGGGGTGTTCTTGGTGGTGAAGTAAAAGATGTCCTACTTCTCGACGTGATTCCTCTTTCTTTAGGTATCGAAACTCTGGGAGGCGTGATGACTCCTCTCGTAGAGAGAAACACTACGATCCCTACACAAAAAAAACAAATTTTCTCAACAGCTGCAGATAACCAACCTGCAGTAACTATTGTTGTCTTACAAGGGGAACGCCCTATGGCAAAAGACAATAAAGAAATCGGAAGATTTGACCTTACAGATATTCCTCCAGCACCTCGAGGACACCCTCAAATCGAAGTTGCTTTCGATATCGATGCTAATGGAATTCTTCATGTATCTGCAAAAGATGCTGCTAGCGGTCGTGAGCAAAAAATCCGTATCGAAGCAAGTTCTGGATTAAAAGAAGATGAAATCCAAAGAATGATCAATGATGCTGAGAAAAATAAAGAAGAAGATAAAAAACGCCGCGAAGCTTCCGATGTAAGAAATGAAGCTGATAGTATGATCTTCAGAGCTGAAAAAGCCATCAGTGATTATAAAGAAAATATCCCTGAATCTTTAGTCAAAGAAATTGAAGAACGTATAGAAAAAGTACGTACAACTCTTAAAGAAGATGCTCCTGTTGAGAAAATCAAAGAAGCTTCCGAAGAACTCAGCCGTCATATGCAAAAGATTGGAGAAGCTATGCAATCACAATCTGCATCTGCTGCTGCGTCTTCAGCTGCTAACGCTCAAGGCGGTCCCAATATCAATACAGAAGATTTGAAAAAACATAGCTTCAGTACAAAACCACCTTCAGGAAACTCTGCTTCCTCAAGTTCAAATAATGATAACATTGAAGATGCGGATGTTGAAATCGTAGATAAACCTAACGATTAA
- a CDS encoding ribonuclease R family protein translates to MRKRRPKGFRRSSKQILISGVLFVHAKKGFGFVTPDHPEEYPFDIFIPARDLKGALDGDHVVVSLFLNSKEGEKRKGVIHQVVSRGKTVLVGTITSVIDATTALVCVNALGPDIPVKAKLLPKRSYKLGDRLLLSTPAWKEKPESKEPPPLEMLEFIGNISNAKSDFPCIKAEYAIEEDFPEAVIEETSHFSQKHISQALRSRKDLRDLLCFTIDSITAKDFDDAVSLTYDNNDNYILGVHIADVSHYVTPHSALDQEASKRCNSIYFPGKVIPMLPSALSDNLCSLKPNVDRLAVSVFMTFTKEGHLSDYEVFRSVIRSKYRMTYDEVDEIVENKQPHPISKTLLAMAELSEKFADIREKRGCIRLVLPSFTMSLDNLQEPVALIETRQTLSHKLIEEFMLKANEVIAYHISHQGVTLPFRIHESPNDESLLSFQEMAKAMGFDIIMTPAQEPDYQYLLQESSAGHPLESILHSQFVRSMKTASYSTENKGHYGLKLDFYTHFTSPIRRYIDLVVHRLLFHPMSIEETRLEHIVRACSTQERIAAKAEFAFENLKKTRFLDKFLKEQPETIYKGFIITTNPEGISFTVPEFCQEGCIPAAQLPKEYSLKKKTSPDDLPSKMRPGAIIEVKLAEVNLLNQAITWSLVTKTPKTASKKQSNPEKKPRTRRKRKTE, encoded by the coding sequence ATAAGAAAAAGAAGACCTAAAGGCTTTAGAAGAAGCTCTAAGCAAATCTTAATTTCCGGTGTCCTATTTGTTCATGCCAAGAAAGGTTTTGGATTTGTTACTCCTGACCATCCTGAAGAATACCCCTTTGATATTTTTATTCCTGCAAGAGACCTAAAAGGTGCTTTAGACGGAGATCATGTAGTTGTCTCTCTTTTCCTAAATTCTAAAGAAGGAGAAAAAAGAAAAGGAGTAATTCACCAAGTTGTATCTAGAGGAAAAACGGTTCTCGTAGGAACTATAACTTCGGTAATCGATGCAACAACCGCTCTCGTTTGTGTTAACGCGTTAGGGCCAGATATTCCTGTAAAAGCGAAACTTCTCCCCAAACGCTCCTATAAACTTGGAGATCGTTTATTACTAAGCACCCCCGCATGGAAGGAAAAACCCGAATCTAAAGAACCTCCTCCATTGGAAATGCTCGAATTTATTGGAAATATCTCCAATGCCAAATCGGATTTTCCCTGTATAAAAGCAGAATATGCTATTGAAGAAGATTTCCCAGAAGCTGTTATTGAAGAAACCAGCCATTTCTCACAAAAGCATATTAGTCAAGCCCTACGATCACGCAAAGACCTTCGCGATCTCCTGTGCTTTACTATAGATTCAATAACTGCAAAAGATTTCGACGATGCTGTATCGCTAACTTATGACAACAACGACAATTATATTCTTGGTGTTCATATTGCAGATGTCTCTCACTACGTGACACCACATTCTGCTTTAGATCAAGAAGCAAGTAAAAGATGCAACTCTATTTACTTTCCTGGGAAAGTGATCCCGATGTTGCCTTCAGCACTTTCTGATAACCTTTGCAGCTTAAAACCCAATGTGGATAGGCTTGCAGTGTCTGTATTTATGACTTTTACCAAGGAAGGACATTTATCTGATTACGAAGTATTTCGTAGCGTGATTCGGAGTAAATACCGTATGACCTACGATGAAGTAGATGAGATTGTAGAAAACAAACAACCCCATCCTATATCAAAAACTCTCCTCGCTATGGCAGAGTTAAGCGAGAAATTCGCGGATATTCGAGAAAAACGTGGTTGCATCCGACTCGTTCTACCTTCATTTACTATGTCGTTAGATAATCTTCAAGAACCTGTAGCTCTTATAGAAACACGACAAACTCTATCACATAAACTCATCGAAGAGTTTATGCTTAAAGCTAACGAAGTGATTGCTTATCATATTTCCCATCAAGGGGTCACTCTACCATTTAGAATTCATGAATCTCCAAATGATGAAAGTCTACTCTCATTCCAAGAGATGGCAAAAGCTATGGGTTTTGATATTATCATGACTCCAGCTCAAGAACCTGATTACCAATATTTACTACAAGAAAGCTCTGCAGGGCATCCTTTAGAATCGATTCTACATTCACAGTTTGTACGGAGTATGAAAACAGCCTCATATTCAACAGAAAATAAGGGGCATTACGGATTAAAACTCGATTTCTATACACATTTTACAAGTCCTATCCGTCGCTACATTGATCTTGTTGTTCATAGACTTCTATTTCATCCCATGTCGATAGAAGAAACTCGTTTAGAACACATCGTGAGAGCCTGCTCAACACAAGAACGCATAGCTGCGAAAGCCGAATTTGCTTTCGAAAATCTTAAGAAGACCCGTTTCTTAGATAAGTTCTTAAAAGAACAACCTGAAACAATTTATAAAGGCTTTATCATTACAACAAATCCCGAAGGAATTTCCTTCACGGTTCCAGAGTTTTGCCAAGAAGGTTGTATTCCAGCAGCGCAATTGCCCAAAGAATATTCCTTGAAAAAGAAAACTTCTCCCGATGATCTTCCAAGCAAAATGCGTCCTGGAGCAATAATAGAGGTAAAACTTGCTGAAGTGAACCTTCTGAATCAGGCAATTACCTGGTCTTTGGTAACCAAAACACCAAAAACTGCTAGTAAAAAACAATCTAACCCGGAAAAGAAACCTAGAACTAGAAGAAAAAGGAAAACAGAATAA